The Candidatus Pantoea soli genome window below encodes:
- the gndA gene encoding NADP-dependent phosphogluconate dehydrogenase produces the protein MSKQQIGVVGMAVMGRNLALNIESRGYTVSIFNRSREKTDEVIAENPGKKLAPFYTVEEFVESLEKPRRILLMVQAGEATDKTIASLTPHLDKGDILIDGGNTFYKDTIRRNKELSDQGFNFIGTGVSGGEEGALKGPSIMPGGQKEAYELVAPILDQIAARAEDGEACVTYIGPDGAGHYVKMVHNGIEYGDMQLIAEAYALLKGALGLNNEELAKTFTDWNNGELSSYLIDITKDIFTKKDEEGNYLVDVILDEAANKGTGKWTSQSSLDLGEPLSLITESVFARYLSSLKSQRVAASKVLSGPQAQAFSGDKAEFIEKVRRALYLGKIVSYAQGFSQLRAASEENKWDLHYGEIAKIFRAGCIIRAQFLQKITDAYAKDANIANLLLDPYFKNIADEYQQALRDVVSYAIQNGIPTPTFSAAIAYYDSYRSEVLPANLIQAQRDYFGAHTYKRIDKDGVFHTEWLD, from the coding sequence ATGTCCAAGCAACAGATCGGCGTTGTAGGTATGGCAGTGATGGGCCGCAATTTGGCTCTTAACATTGAGAGCCGCGGTTACACTGTTTCCATTTTCAACCGTTCTCGTGAAAAAACGGATGAAGTGATTGCTGAGAATCCAGGCAAGAAACTGGCCCCTTTTTATACTGTTGAAGAGTTTGTTGAATCCCTGGAAAAACCACGTCGTATCCTGCTGATGGTGCAGGCCGGTGAAGCAACAGATAAGACGATCGCTTCCCTGACGCCACATCTTGATAAAGGCGACATCCTGATTGACGGTGGTAACACCTTCTACAAAGACACGATTCGTCGTAACAAAGAACTGTCCGATCAGGGCTTCAACTTCATCGGTACCGGCGTTTCCGGCGGTGAAGAGGGCGCACTGAAAGGCCCATCCATCATGCCTGGCGGCCAGAAAGAAGCCTATGAGCTGGTTGCTCCGATCCTCGATCAGATCGCCGCACGTGCTGAAGACGGTGAAGCCTGCGTTACCTACATCGGTCCGGACGGCGCGGGTCACTACGTCAAGATGGTGCACAACGGGATTGAATACGGCGATATGCAACTGATTGCAGAAGCCTACGCTTTACTGAAAGGTGCGCTGGGTCTGAACAATGAAGAGCTGGCCAAAACGTTCACCGACTGGAACAACGGTGAGCTGAGCAGCTATCTGATTGACATCACTAAAGATATCTTCACCAAAAAAGATGAAGAGGGTAATTATCTGGTCGATGTCATCCTGGATGAAGCCGCCAACAAAGGTACCGGTAAATGGACCAGCCAGAGTTCGCTGGACCTCGGTGAGCCGCTATCGCTGATCACAGAATCCGTATTTGCCCGTTACCTCTCTTCTCTGAAATCGCAGCGTGTAGCCGCGTCTAAAGTGCTGAGCGGCCCTCAGGCACAGGCCTTTAGCGGCGACAAAGCGGAATTTATTGAGAAAGTCCGCCGCGCGCTGTACCTCGGCAAGATTGTCTCTTATGCGCAGGGCTTCTCGCAGCTGCGTGCGGCTTCTGAAGAGAACAAATGGGATCTGCACTACGGTGAAATCGCCAAGATCTTCCGCGCCGGCTGCATTATCCGCGCCCAGTTCCTGCAGAAGATTACCGATGCCTATGCCAAAGACGCCAACATTGCGAACCTGCTGCTGGATCCTTACTTCAAGAACATTGCAGACGAATACCAGCAGGCACTGCGTGATGTCGTGTCTTACGCTATTCAGAATGGTATCCCAACGCCAACCTTCTCTGCCGCTATCGCTTACTACGACAGCTATCGCTCAGAAGTGCTGCCTGCCAACCTGATTCAGGCGCAGCGTGACTACTTCGGTGCGCATACGTACAAGCGCATTGATAAAGACGGTGTGTTCCACACTGAGTGGCTGGACTAA